One Lacunisphaera limnophila DNA window includes the following coding sequences:
- the ispE gene encoding 4-(cytidine 5'-diphospho)-2-C-methyl-D-erythritol kinase, with translation MGVTVFSPAKLNLFLAVTGRRPDGFHDLVSVAAPLDFGDELEAETGGRGYALACDDPAVPVDGSNLVLRAAGAYAVATGWDEPVRFRLTKRIPVGAGLGGGSSNAVAALRALNQLAGGRLGEAQLAGLAAALGSDCALFLAQAPVVMRGRGERVEPLAPGAAARLRGRRVLVFKPAFGISTPWAYGRMVARGTDYLPADQAEARLARWLGGEAAAEELLYNNMEPAAFEKYVPLPLLLAKLRAEFGVAVAMSGSGSACYALLHEPDTRGDAEVTAMSRRLREWAGAEIFMQEARLA, from the coding sequence ATGGGCGTCACCGTATTCAGTCCCGCCAAGTTGAATCTGTTTCTGGCCGTCACCGGCCGGCGGCCCGATGGTTTTCACGACTTGGTGTCGGTGGCGGCGCCGCTGGATTTTGGGGACGAACTGGAGGCGGAGACGGGCGGGCGGGGGTACGCGCTGGCCTGTGATGATCCGGCGGTACCGGTGGACGGGAGCAACCTCGTGTTGCGGGCGGCCGGGGCCTATGCGGTGGCGACCGGCTGGGACGAGCCGGTGCGTTTCCGCCTCACGAAGCGGATCCCGGTGGGGGCGGGCCTGGGGGGTGGCAGCAGCAATGCCGTGGCCGCCCTGCGGGCGTTGAACCAACTGGCCGGTGGCCGGCTGGGCGAGGCGCAGCTGGCCGGGCTGGCGGCGGCGCTGGGTTCGGACTGCGCCTTGTTTCTGGCGCAGGCCCCGGTGGTGATGCGGGGCCGGGGCGAACGCGTGGAACCGTTGGCGCCGGGGGCGGCCGCGCGGCTGCGGGGCCGGCGCGTGCTGGTGTTCAAACCGGCCTTTGGCATCAGCACACCGTGGGCATATGGCCGGATGGTGGCGCGCGGGACGGACTATCTGCCGGCCGATCAGGCGGAGGCCCGCCTCGCCCGCTGGCTCGGCGGCGAGGCCGCGGCCGAGGAACTTTTGTACAACAACATGGAGCCGGCGGCGTTCGAGAAATACGTGCCGCTGCCGCTGCTGCTCGCGAAGCTGCGGGCGGAGTTCGGGGTGGCCGTGGCGATGAGCGGCAGCGGGAGCGCGTGTTATGCGCTGCTGCACGAACCGGACACCCGCGGGGACGCGGAGGTGACGGCGATGTCACGGCGCCTGCGGGAGTGGGCCGGCGCGGAAATCTTCATGCAGGAAGCGCGCCTCGCCTAG
- the ptsP gene encoding phosphoenolpyruvate--protein phosphotransferase, whose translation MPTPAKSEIIIQGLAASKGIAYGRVFLYLQSELEIPRYAVDPDKRVAEIARFEQALVTTRQQIAKIQEEVSKNLSEEEALIFDAHQMVLEDQALIGETIRDFQKSGLNIETCFNAVAQRYIQAFAEIDDEYLRERAADIKDVAKRVLHVLLGQTAGSLTELVDKRIIVAKDISPSEAAGIDRSAALGIVTDAGSRTSHAVIVARSMKIPAVVGAVDLTGRLKDGDWLLVDGYDGVIVINPNEQTLFRYGKIQKAKQTFESRLMTVNDMAAETLDGVRVTLRANIEKPDEIALVKQYRAAGVGLYRTEFLFLSSTKVPTEEQQYVAYREIVAGLAPDPVTIRTLDVGGDKPLPGDPGLIGPEANPFLGFRAIRMCLENPVMFKDQLRAILRASAHGKVEIMYPMISGPEELDRANALLDEAKAELKQRGQAFDAKVRVGTMIEIPSAAIAGDVLAEHSDFFSIGTNDLIQYLLAIDRGNSRIAHLYDPTHPAVVRTLKQIVDTGHARGLKVSVCGEMAGDALYAPLLLGLGVDELSLTPTLVPSVRYLIRAMKMSDAKKLAAEALKQKDAKKTYAMVEAFYNDRMGGE comes from the coding sequence ATGCCGACCCCCGCCAAAAGCGAAATCATCATCCAGGGCCTTGCCGCTTCCAAGGGCATCGCCTACGGACGGGTGTTTCTCTACCTGCAGAGCGAGCTGGAAATCCCGCGCTACGCGGTGGACCCGGACAAGCGCGTGGCCGAGATCGCACGCTTCGAGCAGGCACTCGTCACCACCCGGCAGCAGATTGCGAAGATCCAGGAAGAGGTGAGCAAGAACCTCAGCGAGGAGGAGGCGCTGATCTTTGACGCGCACCAGATGGTGCTCGAAGACCAGGCGCTCATCGGCGAGACGATCCGTGATTTCCAGAAGAGCGGGCTGAACATCGAGACGTGTTTCAACGCCGTCGCGCAGCGCTACATCCAGGCCTTCGCGGAGATCGACGACGAATACCTGCGCGAGCGCGCGGCCGACATCAAGGACGTGGCCAAGCGCGTGCTGCATGTGCTGCTGGGCCAGACCGCCGGCAGCCTGACCGAGCTGGTGGACAAGCGGATCATCGTGGCGAAGGACATCTCGCCCTCCGAGGCCGCCGGCATCGACCGCAGCGCCGCGCTGGGGATCGTGACCGACGCCGGCAGCCGCACGAGCCATGCGGTGATCGTGGCCCGCTCGATGAAAATCCCGGCGGTCGTCGGCGCCGTGGACCTGACCGGGCGGCTCAAGGACGGCGACTGGCTGCTGGTGGACGGTTACGACGGCGTGATTGTCATCAACCCGAACGAGCAAACCCTGTTCCGGTACGGCAAGATCCAGAAGGCCAAGCAGACCTTCGAATCGCGGCTGATGACCGTGAACGACATGGCGGCGGAGACGCTGGATGGCGTGCGGGTGACCTTGCGGGCCAACATCGAGAAGCCGGACGAGATCGCGCTAGTGAAGCAGTACCGCGCCGCGGGGGTCGGGCTGTACCGCACCGAGTTCCTTTTTCTGTCGTCGACCAAGGTCCCGACCGAGGAGCAGCAGTATGTGGCGTATCGGGAAATCGTGGCCGGGCTGGCGCCCGATCCCGTGACGATCCGCACGCTCGATGTGGGCGGCGACAAGCCCCTGCCGGGCGACCCGGGGCTGATCGGGCCCGAGGCGAACCCTTTCCTGGGCTTCCGGGCGATCCGGATGTGCCTGGAGAACCCGGTGATGTTCAAGGACCAGCTCCGCGCGATCCTGCGCGCCAGCGCGCACGGCAAGGTGGAGATCATGTATCCGATGATCAGCGGGCCCGAGGAACTCGATCGCGCCAATGCGCTACTGGACGAGGCCAAGGCCGAGCTCAAGCAACGCGGCCAGGCCTTTGACGCGAAGGTGCGGGTCGGCACCATGATCGAGATCCCGAGTGCGGCCATCGCCGGCGACGTGCTGGCCGAACACAGCGACTTCTTCAGCATCGGCACCAACGATCTCATCCAATACCTGCTGGCGATCGACCGGGGCAACAGCCGCATCGCCCATCTTTACGACCCCACGCATCCCGCCGTCGTGCGCACCCTCAAGCAGATCGTGGACACGGGCCACGCCCGGGGGTTGAAGGTCAGCGTGTGCGGCGAGATGGCCGGCGACGCCCTGTACGCCCCGTTGCTGCTGGGTCTGGGCGTGGACGAGCTGAGTCTCACGCCGACCCTGGTGCCGTCCGTTCGCTATCTCATTCGCGCCATGAAGATGAGCGACGCCAAGAAGCTGGCGGCGGAGGCGCTGAAGCAGAAGGATGCCAAAAAGACCTACGCGATGGTCGAGGCCTTCTACAACGACCGGATGGGCGGGGAGTAG
- a CDS encoding transglutaminase-like domain-containing protein, giving the protein MPVPKLDVTVRVGCNLTYEVTGSAMLLLNLRPSPNRNHEIVFEALTLGNNLPVEQFTDSHGNAVQRVVLAPGSNYFRHDAIVRVSSRPDNHDLVDRAPQTAASLPPAVLRYTLPSRYCDSDKLVNFAWEKFGTVEHGWTRVQAISRWIHDNFEYRYMSGRSDLSAWDVLQRGYGVCRDFAHLAIALNRCFNVPARYVTGHLPDIGWPDPENHMDFHAYAEVYLGGEWLTTDARFHAPRIGRIKVACGQDAVDGAFSTIYGGATLSFFQVWAYQVERGTVGVGDDLDFSRRLDNQWAVRTDPDL; this is encoded by the coding sequence GTGCCCGTCCCTAAGCTCGATGTCACGGTCCGCGTGGGCTGCAACCTGACCTATGAGGTGACCGGTTCGGCGATGCTCCTGTTGAACCTGCGCCCGAGCCCGAACCGGAACCATGAAATCGTCTTCGAGGCGCTGACGCTGGGCAACAACCTGCCGGTCGAACAGTTCACCGACAGCCACGGTAACGCGGTCCAGCGCGTCGTGCTCGCGCCGGGGAGCAATTATTTCCGGCACGATGCCATCGTACGGGTCTCGTCGCGACCGGACAACCACGACCTGGTCGATCGCGCGCCGCAGACCGCCGCCAGCCTGCCGCCGGCGGTGCTGCGTTACACGCTGCCCAGCCGGTATTGCGACTCGGACAAGCTGGTGAACTTCGCGTGGGAAAAGTTCGGCACGGTCGAGCACGGCTGGACGCGCGTGCAGGCGATCAGCCGGTGGATCCACGACAACTTTGAGTATCGCTACATGTCGGGGCGGTCCGACCTCTCCGCGTGGGATGTGCTGCAGCGGGGCTACGGGGTGTGCCGGGACTTCGCGCACCTGGCGATTGCGTTGAACCGGTGCTTCAACGTCCCGGCGCGCTATGTGACCGGGCACCTGCCGGACATCGGCTGGCCCGATCCGGAGAACCACATGGATTTCCACGCCTATGCCGAGGTGTACCTGGGCGGCGAGTGGCTCACGACGGACGCACGGTTCCACGCACCGCGCATCGGCCGGATCAAGGTGGCCTGCGGGCAGGATGCGGTGGACGGGGCCTTCTCGACGATCTACGGCGGGGCGACGCTGTCGTTTTTCCAAGTGTGGGCCTACCAGGTGGAGCGGGGCACGGTGGGCGTGGGGGACGACCTGGATTTCAGCCGGCGGCTCGACAACCAGTGGGCGGTGCGGACGGATCCGGATCTATAA
- a CDS encoding ArsR/SmtB family transcription factor, protein MTDSWDSLKVLSDPTRLRLLALLLREELAVAELQEILGMGQSRISSQLGLLRQAGFVTDRRDGKKAFYSLRATLDPKQLALLRAACDAVADRPESTEDRLSLDRTLLKRRQHSEQYFNLIAGKLGKNYCPGRSWEALGHLALRLVPAITVADLGAGEGLVSQLLARRAERVWCIDNSPKMVEVGTELAKKNGLANLTYKLGDIEQVPLPDRSVDLAILSQALHHATHPQTAVNEAHRILRPGGQLLVLDLKEHDFEKARDVYGDLWLGFKESTLHSFLKSAGFQKVDVTLVSREAKEPHFETLLASGVKGGK, encoded by the coding sequence ATGACCGACTCCTGGGACAGTCTCAAGGTTCTCTCCGACCCCACCCGGCTGCGCCTGCTTGCCCTCCTCCTCCGCGAGGAACTCGCCGTCGCCGAACTGCAGGAAATCCTCGGCATGGGCCAGTCCCGCATCTCCTCCCAGCTCGGCCTGCTCCGCCAGGCCGGCTTCGTGACCGACCGGCGCGACGGCAAGAAGGCGTTTTACTCGCTCCGCGCCACCCTGGACCCCAAGCAACTCGCCCTCCTCCGCGCCGCCTGCGACGCCGTCGCCGACCGGCCGGAATCCACCGAGGACCGTCTCAGCCTCGACCGCACCCTCCTCAAGCGCCGCCAGCACTCCGAGCAGTATTTCAACCTCATCGCCGGCAAGCTCGGGAAAAACTACTGCCCCGGCCGTTCCTGGGAAGCCCTCGGCCACCTCGCCCTCCGGCTCGTGCCCGCCATCACCGTGGCCGACCTCGGCGCCGGCGAGGGCCTGGTGTCGCAACTCCTCGCCCGCCGCGCCGAGCGCGTCTGGTGCATCGACAACTCCCCCAAGATGGTCGAGGTCGGCACCGAGCTGGCCAAAAAGAACGGCCTCGCGAATCTTACCTACAAGCTCGGCGACATCGAGCAGGTCCCCCTGCCCGACCGCTCCGTCGACCTCGCCATCCTCTCCCAGGCCCTCCACCACGCCACCCACCCGCAGACCGCCGTCAACGAGGCCCACCGCATTCTCCGGCCCGGCGGCCAGCTGCTCGTCCTGGACCTGAAGGAACATGATTTCGAAAAGGCCCGCGACGTCTACGGCGACCTCTGGCTCGGGTTCAAGGAGAGCACCCTCCACAGCTTCCTCAAGTCCGCCGGCTTCCAGAAAGTGGACGTCACCCTGGTCTCCCGCGAGGCCAAGGAACCCCACTTCGAAACCCTCCTCGCCAGCGGCGTGAAGGGCGGCAAGTAA
- a CDS encoding GreA/GreB family elongation factor yields the protein MNSEAISATLSKHPALKASKAKLEAMEPGSYVVHRSWGFGQIKEYDEADQKLVIDFKGKKAHRMDPAFCVGSMDVLSPKHILARKETEPAKVKQLVEDDPVQLVIDTLSAYPNQAASAIELEIVLAQVIGEEKFKKWFSNVKKQLIKDPRVGVPAKKTELYIVRDEPVSAESEIMEEFSNTRSARRRISLAEDLLAASIKEESKASLGTVLNGITEAVRDSNQLDASERLYGAFVRDELAKILGHDASASAPTQAELIKEVRGLTAIAEKIPVHFQSRFLDLVKETHPLEWREIVFALLKTSQGKFTTECINFLMENGQAEELATVLKRWKTEQNLRAPVLLWVIKNRHSKKFSKLLHDLINPRLLGAIFFAIDYEALQSAGTRRIPLAEALSDDTDLISDLLAAADTETARDLGNSLLLNQGFEELTKKSLLARFIKLFPSLQSLVSGEAETKDEQFLVSRESYEKKRIEYEEIVAKRIPENSKAISVAREHGDLKENSEFKMAKQDQGVLMGQKAQLERDLARARITDFSEASTDSISVGTIVDLRDVASGKAVRYSVLGAWDSDPDSHRIAYKTPLGQALMGKKVGEHVKLKIGTAHQEYQIAGITRFIDAK from the coding sequence ATGAATTCTGAAGCCATCTCCGCGACCCTCAGCAAGCACCCCGCCCTCAAGGCGTCCAAAGCCAAGCTGGAGGCGATGGAACCCGGCTCCTATGTGGTGCACCGCAGCTGGGGTTTCGGCCAGATCAAGGAGTACGATGAGGCCGACCAGAAGCTCGTCATCGACTTCAAGGGCAAGAAGGCCCACCGCATGGACCCCGCCTTCTGCGTCGGGAGCATGGACGTCCTCTCCCCCAAGCACATCCTCGCCCGCAAGGAGACCGAACCCGCCAAGGTTAAGCAGCTCGTCGAGGACGATCCCGTTCAGCTCGTGATCGACACCCTTTCCGCCTACCCGAACCAGGCCGCCAGCGCCATCGAGCTCGAGATCGTGCTCGCCCAGGTCATCGGCGAGGAAAAATTCAAAAAGTGGTTCTCCAACGTCAAGAAGCAGCTCATCAAGGATCCGCGCGTCGGCGTCCCGGCCAAGAAGACCGAGCTCTATATCGTCCGCGACGAGCCCGTCTCCGCCGAGTCCGAGATCATGGAGGAGTTCTCCAACACCCGCTCCGCCCGCCGCCGCATCTCCCTCGCTGAGGACCTCCTCGCCGCCTCCATCAAGGAAGAGTCCAAGGCCTCCCTCGGCACCGTACTCAACGGCATCACCGAGGCCGTGCGCGACAGCAACCAGCTCGACGCCTCCGAGCGCCTCTACGGCGCCTTCGTCCGCGACGAACTCGCCAAGATCCTCGGCCACGACGCCTCCGCCTCCGCCCCGACCCAAGCTGAGCTCATCAAGGAGGTCCGCGGCCTCACCGCCATCGCCGAGAAGATCCCCGTCCACTTCCAGTCCCGCTTCCTCGACCTCGTCAAGGAGACCCACCCCCTCGAGTGGCGCGAGATCGTCTTCGCCCTCCTCAAGACCTCCCAGGGCAAGTTCACCACCGAGTGCATCAATTTCCTCATGGAGAACGGCCAGGCCGAGGAGCTCGCCACCGTCCTCAAGCGCTGGAAGACCGAGCAGAACCTCCGTGCCCCCGTCCTCCTCTGGGTCATCAAGAACCGCCACTCCAAGAAGTTCTCGAAGCTCCTGCACGACCTGATCAACCCCCGCCTGCTCGGCGCCATCTTCTTCGCGATCGACTACGAGGCCCTCCAGTCCGCCGGCACCCGCCGCATCCCGCTGGCCGAGGCCCTGAGCGACGACACCGACCTCATCTCCGACCTGCTCGCCGCCGCCGACACCGAGACGGCCCGCGACCTCGGCAACAGCCTCCTGCTCAACCAGGGCTTCGAGGAACTGACCAAGAAGTCCCTCCTCGCCCGCTTCATCAAGCTGTTCCCCTCCCTCCAGTCCCTCGTCTCCGGCGAGGCCGAGACCAAGGACGAGCAGTTCCTCGTGTCCCGCGAGAGCTACGAGAAGAAGCGCATCGAGTACGAGGAAATCGTCGCCAAGCGCATCCCCGAGAACTCCAAGGCCATCTCCGTCGCCCGCGAGCACGGCGATCTCAAGGAAAACTCCGAGTTCAAGATGGCCAAGCAGGACCAGGGCGTGCTCATGGGCCAGAAGGCCCAGCTCGAGCGCGATCTCGCCCGCGCCCGCATCACCGACTTCAGCGAGGCCAGCACCGACTCCATCAGCGTCGGCACCATCGTCGACCTCCGCGACGTCGCGAGCGGCAAGGCCGTCCGCTACTCCGTGCTCGGCGCCTGGGACAGCGATCCGGACAGCCACCGCATCGCCTACAAGACCCCGCTCGGCCAGGCCCTCATGGGCAAGAAGGTCGGCGAACACGTGAAGCTCAAGATCGGCACGGCCCATCAGGAATACCAGATCGCCGGCATCACCCGCTTCATCGACGCCAAGTAA
- a CDS encoding RsmB/NOP family class I SAM-dependent RNA methyltransferase encodes MAATGLVERWLARAERVDTLLEGLATNLSGQERARAQHLFYGVVRWASRLEAAQAGLMAHPPRTKVKAVLMIAGFELLEGGPALTAKVIHHAVEQAKSVASPKEARLVNAVARKIADRLVAAPTDLATEFAHPEWLVARWTRQLGAETTRKLLAWNQQPAPVYARWRIEAPVPAFLAPTKWAGFYEVKAGHWEDIRRLANEGAIYLQDPSTRLCIDLLAPQAGEVILDACAAPGGKSLFMADTMKTGKIVALDEPVAPGKSDIRLVRLKENLARAPAGVEVALIQADLTKVNTVFYRNLNLPESYDAVLLDAPCSNTGVMRHRIDVKWRLQDGDFARHGQTQLELLHAAARLVHPGGRLVYSTCSIDADENESVIKAFFDSRAGGPFKLEKQVLATPWADGHDGAGAFLLVKNG; translated from the coding sequence GTGGCCGCCACCGGACTGGTCGAGCGCTGGCTGGCGCGGGCCGAACGCGTGGATACGCTGTTGGAAGGACTTGCAACAAACCTAAGCGGGCAGGAGCGGGCGCGGGCCCAGCACCTGTTCTATGGCGTGGTTCGCTGGGCGAGCCGGCTGGAGGCGGCGCAGGCGGGCCTGATGGCCCATCCGCCCCGGACGAAGGTGAAGGCGGTCCTGATGATCGCCGGCTTCGAACTTTTGGAGGGCGGGCCGGCTTTGACGGCCAAGGTCATCCACCATGCGGTGGAGCAGGCCAAGTCGGTGGCCAGCCCCAAGGAGGCCCGGCTGGTCAACGCCGTGGCCCGGAAAATCGCCGACCGGCTGGTGGCCGCGCCGACGGATCTGGCGACGGAATTTGCCCACCCGGAATGGCTGGTGGCGCGCTGGACGCGGCAGCTGGGGGCGGAGACGACCCGGAAGCTGCTGGCGTGGAACCAGCAGCCTGCACCGGTTTATGCCCGGTGGCGGATCGAGGCCCCGGTGCCGGCGTTCCTGGCCCCGACGAAGTGGGCGGGATTTTACGAGGTGAAGGCCGGCCATTGGGAAGACATCCGCCGGTTGGCGAACGAAGGGGCGATTTACCTGCAGGATCCGTCGACGCGGCTGTGCATCGACCTGCTGGCGCCGCAGGCGGGCGAGGTCATCCTCGATGCGTGTGCGGCTCCGGGCGGCAAGAGCCTGTTCATGGCCGACACAATGAAGACCGGCAAGATCGTCGCCCTGGACGAGCCGGTGGCGCCGGGCAAGTCGGACATCCGGCTGGTGCGGCTGAAGGAAAACCTCGCGCGGGCCCCGGCCGGGGTCGAGGTGGCGCTGATCCAGGCGGACCTGACGAAGGTGAACACGGTTTTCTACCGCAACCTGAACCTGCCCGAGTCGTACGATGCCGTGTTGCTGGACGCCCCGTGCTCGAACACGGGCGTGATGCGGCACCGGATCGACGTGAAGTGGCGGTTGCAGGACGGCGACTTTGCCCGACACGGGCAGACGCAGCTGGAGTTGCTGCACGCCGCGGCGCGGCTGGTGCATCCGGGCGGTCGGCTGGTGTACAGCACGTGCAGCATCGATGCGGATGAGAACGAGAGCGTCATCAAGGCCTTCTTCGACAGCCGGGCGGGCGGGCCGTTCAAGCTGGAGAAGCAGGTCCTGGCCACGCCGTGGGCCGACGGGCACGACGGCGCGGGGGCGTTCTTGCTGGTGAAGAACGGCTAA
- a CDS encoding aspartyl protease family protein, with protein MKFQISNRPAAAGSRRLFFLLTSAFILLFASGCLSRGRSPGSTRVEPQPVRLPAKILSNFFLVESRQPDGKTYRFMVDTGSSVTLVSPALADVLRQKERRGTLPRTLPVRGANGREVALPAITLRQLQLGEAYFERVPAIVYDFTEFSAHVGQPIDGIVGFSLFRDTLLTLDYPAAQLEIAPNPALAPAAPRPPRTSVVPYNREQPTPFIPVQMGNESFFALVDTGSDLGLSLNPAGLHPRFTHGPRVGLIVGSLDGNQRQLVGRLEQNITIGTQLVHQPVVDLTENLSSLGGELLRHFRLTFDQQRHTVTLVRTTDGPVELPGRRSTGLSFRRFPNYWRLLAVVPDTPNSSLPVQPGDLCVRINGELVEHWTLERYTQLVNTAPKITFTFLSGPKETDHEVPVFELVP; from the coding sequence TTGAAATTTCAAATTTCAAATCGCCCGGCCGCCGCGGGAAGTCGGCGGCTTTTCTTCCTGCTTACTTCCGCCTTCATCCTGCTCTTCGCTTCCGGCTGCCTCAGCCGCGGCCGCTCCCCCGGGTCCACCCGCGTCGAGCCCCAGCCGGTCCGCCTCCCGGCCAAGATCCTCTCCAACTTCTTCCTCGTCGAATCCCGGCAGCCGGACGGCAAGACCTACCGCTTCATGGTCGACACCGGTTCGTCCGTCACCCTGGTGTCCCCCGCCCTCGCCGACGTCCTCCGGCAGAAGGAACGCCGCGGCACCCTGCCCCGCACCCTGCCCGTACGCGGGGCCAACGGCCGCGAGGTCGCCCTGCCCGCCATCACCCTCCGCCAGCTCCAGCTCGGCGAGGCTTACTTCGAGCGGGTGCCCGCCATCGTCTACGACTTCACCGAGTTTTCTGCCCACGTCGGCCAGCCGATCGACGGCATCGTGGGTTTCTCCCTCTTCCGCGACACCCTGCTGACGCTCGATTATCCGGCCGCCCAGCTCGAGATCGCTCCCAACCCCGCCCTCGCGCCGGCCGCCCCCCGCCCACCCCGCACCAGCGTCGTCCCCTACAACCGCGAGCAGCCGACGCCGTTCATCCCCGTGCAGATGGGCAACGAGTCCTTCTTCGCCCTCGTGGACACCGGCAGCGACCTTGGCCTCTCCCTCAACCCCGCCGGCCTCCACCCGCGTTTCACCCACGGGCCGCGCGTCGGCCTCATCGTGGGGTCACTCGACGGCAACCAGCGGCAGCTCGTCGGCCGGCTCGAACAGAACATCACCATCGGCACCCAGCTCGTGCACCAGCCCGTGGTCGACCTGACCGAAAACCTCTCCTCCCTCGGCGGCGAGCTGCTGCGCCACTTCCGCCTCACCTTCGACCAGCAGCGGCACACCGTCACCCTCGTGCGCACCACCGACGGTCCGGTCGAACTGCCCGGCCGCCGCAGCACCGGCCTCTCGTTCCGCCGCTTTCCCAATTACTGGCGGCTGCTCGCCGTGGTGCCCGACACCCCCAACAGCAGTCTGCCCGTCCAGCCCGGCGACCTCTGCGTCCGCATCAACGGCGAGCTCGTCGAGCACTGGACCCTCGAGCGCTACACCCAGCTCGTGAACACCGCCCCCAAGATCACCTTCACCTTCCTGTCCGGCCCCAAGGAAACCGACCACGAGGTCCCGGTCTTCGAGCTGGTGCCGTGA
- a CDS encoding MFS transporter: MSTPTSPSSAPAPKPLSLGVIFLTLYIDLIGFSIFFPVGPAMLEWYVNKESEGGLLSALVRHLQALASAAHASDLATGALFAGALGSVYSLMQFLFSPVWGARSDRHGRRPILLLTIAGNALSYLLLFFSGSFLLFFAGRILGGIMGGNIAVAIAAVSDVTTRENRAKGMGIVGVAFGLGFLTGPVIGGLTAPFNLLERWPGLAALGVHPFSVPAAIAFTLCLINLVWIKARFRETLPPAARGTGTTTLRDRNPLHSLFRQPDGAIRRVNLVGFVVTFGFSFFESVISFFTADALHYSPRDLTLIFVNIGVVSILTQGVLARRLVPRLGEKPSAVLGMALIGVGFAGLGYAIGIARSVPLMYLMLTISTIGSGFANIALSSLVSLYAGPEEQGKVLGIYRSLGFLARALSPAVAGWLFFNSGGTVTFVIASLVLLTAAALGTGLPRPAK, translated from the coding sequence GGTCCGGCCATGCTGGAATGGTACGTGAACAAGGAAAGCGAGGGCGGCCTGCTCTCCGCCTTGGTCCGGCACCTCCAGGCTCTCGCCTCCGCCGCCCACGCCTCGGACCTCGCCACCGGGGCGCTCTTCGCCGGGGCCCTCGGCTCGGTCTATTCGCTGATGCAGTTTCTCTTTTCCCCTGTTTGGGGCGCCCGCTCTGACCGGCATGGCCGCCGGCCCATCCTGCTGCTCACTATCGCGGGCAACGCCCTCAGCTACCTCCTGCTCTTCTTCAGCGGCTCCTTCCTGCTCTTCTTCGCCGGCCGCATCCTCGGCGGCATCATGGGCGGCAACATCGCCGTCGCCATCGCCGCCGTCTCCGATGTCACCACCCGCGAAAACCGCGCCAAGGGCATGGGCATCGTCGGCGTCGCCTTCGGCCTGGGCTTCCTCACCGGCCCCGTCATCGGCGGGCTCACCGCCCCGTTCAACCTGCTCGAGCGCTGGCCCGGGCTCGCCGCCCTCGGCGTGCACCCGTTCAGCGTGCCGGCCGCCATCGCCTTCACGCTCTGCCTGATCAACCTGGTTTGGATCAAGGCCCGTTTTCGCGAGACCCTGCCGCCCGCGGCCCGCGGCACCGGCACCACCACCCTGCGTGACCGCAACCCGCTTCACTCGCTGTTTCGCCAGCCCGATGGCGCGATCCGCCGCGTGAACCTCGTCGGCTTTGTCGTCACCTTCGGCTTCAGCTTCTTCGAGTCGGTCATCAGTTTCTTCACCGCCGACGCCCTGCATTACTCCCCGCGCGACCTCACGCTCATCTTCGTCAACATCGGCGTCGTCTCCATCCTCACCCAGGGCGTCCTCGCCCGCCGCCTCGTCCCCCGTCTGGGCGAAAAGCCCTCCGCCGTCCTCGGCATGGCGCTCATCGGCGTCGGCTTTGCCGGCCTCGGCTACGCCATCGGCATCGCCCGCTCTGTCCCGCTCATGTACCTGATGCTCACCATCAGCACCATCGGCTCCGGCTTCGCCAACATCGCCCTCTCCTCCCTCGTCTCCCTCTACGCCGGGCCCGAGGAACAGGGCAAGGTCCTCGGCATCTACCGCTCCCTCGGCTTCCTCGCCCGCGCCCTCAGCCCCGCCGTCGCCGGCTGGCTCTTCTTCAACTCCGGCGGCACCGTCACCTTCGTCATCGCCAGCCTCGTCCTCCTCACCGCCGCCGCCCTCGGCACCGGTCTCCCCCGCCCCGCGAAGTGA